From the genome of Vicia villosa cultivar HV-30 ecotype Madison, WI linkage group LG2, Vvil1.0, whole genome shotgun sequence, one region includes:
- the LOC131649156 gene encoding uncharacterized protein LOC131649156, producing MTIYSLNIRGGGKLVKRKRVGFNIQRGGVDIAFIQETKLRGVKFQTVKELWGDALVEWSHSDAEGASGGILIMWRKDFFKVLYSFKGEGFLGLCVEKENRRIYFVNFYASCDHNSRMRSWKRLVDIKRSSSDGSWCIGGDFNVITSLEERVGISKKNYRKEIEDFKEFIEEMELVDPPTIGGKFTWSNSGGSAMSRLDRFLLSDNFIVDWKVEGQTIEERDVFDHAPIWIKDNKRNWGPKPFRFNNMWFDYLYYDLESRMQELLLEIPLWVNTPDYDRVNWLNKFILDMWPLLEKV from the exons ATGACTATTTATTCTTTAAATATAAGAGGAGGTGGTAAATTAGTGAAGAGAAAGAGAGTAGGTTTCAACATTCAAAGAGGAGGGGTGGACATTGCTTTCATTCAAGAAACTAAACTTAGAGGAGTGAAGTTCCAAACAGTCAAAGAATTATGGGGAGATGCGTTGGTAGAGTGGTCTCATTCGGATGCGGAAGGAGCGTCAGGGGGTATTCTAATAATGTGGAGAAAGGATTTCTTTAAGGTTTTGTATAGTTTTAAAGGAGAAGGCTTTCTAGGTCTTTGTGTGGAAAAAGAGAATAGAAGGATCTACTTTGTAAACTTTTATGCTTCTTGTGATCATAACTCTAGGATGAGATCATGGAAGAGGCTTGTGGATATTAAAAGAAGTAGTAGTGACGGATCTTGGTGCATTGGAGGCGACTTTAATGTGATCACTTCCTTGGAAGAAAGAGTTGGTATTTCAAAGAAGAACTATAGGAAGGAGATAGAAGACTTTAAGGAGTTCATAGAGGAAATGGAGTTGGTGGATCCTCCCACTATAGGTGGGAAATTTACTTGGAGTAATAGTGGTGGTAGTGCTATGAGTAGATTGGATAGATTCCTTCTATCGGATAATTTCATTGTGGATTGGAAGGTCGAAGGTCAAACAATAGAAGAAAGAGATGTGTTCGATCATGCTCCAATTTGGATCAAAGACAATAAGAgaaattggggtcctaaaccttttaggtttaataataTGTGGTTTGATTATCTATATTATG ATCTTGAATCAAGGATGCAAGAGCTTTTACTTGAGATTCCTCTATGGGTGAATACGCCTGATTATGATCGA GTTAATTGGTTGAACAAGTTTATATTGGATATGTGGCCTTTATTAGAGAAG GTATAG